A region of the Spirochaetales bacterium genome:
ATGGGGGAATTTATCGATATACTTTTGACCGGTTATCCTGTTATTGACTCCGTCATAGGCATCTTTATACGCTTTTTTAATTAATCGGGGGACGGGTTTTTCATAATCAAGATAAAGCGAGCATTCATCAAATGATACGGGAATCGACAATATCAATGGAGATAATGCAAGGGCTTTCTCAAGTATTATCAAGGCGGAAATTTGTTGTCTGGTATTTATTCTTTTCCTGTTGCCGAGTGCATCGAATAATTCAAATGCCGCGATAACATTCAAGTTTCGAATGCTTGAATCTCTCAGCGGTAAAATTGAACTGACACCTTTTAAAAAACGTTCGTCAATTATTCTGGCCAGATTTAGCTGATTAGAAACAAAAGAAAGGAAATCATCGGCTGTGCCGATATCAGATGTCGATGATAACAACTCATCACTTATTCGATTGATGACACCTTCAACCATCGATGGAGGATTTTCCGAAAAGCGGAACGACAGAATAGCCTGTTTCCCGTTGTTATCCATAGCGTCCTGAAGAATGGCGGCGAGATCACCCACTCCAAATACAAATCCACGTTCCTTTTTCAGTGCATTTTGTAACAAACCGGTACTACCCCCGTCATCGGTACATGGAACACCTGCGACTGTCGGTATCTTCAATTGTTTTAATGCCCTGAGGGTTACGGCACTAAATCCCCCTCCTCCTCCTATCGCAAATACAGGATAATGACGCTGTCGGAATTCCCGTATTTCTTTTTCTCCAGGTAATTCATCCATGATCCCTAATATGATGCTTGTAAATGTCCGTTTGAGTTTTTTTGCCTCTATTTGTATACGCTTTATCGCTTCCTCCAGATTGCCACGGTATATGTATTTGACAATTAATTTAAAATTTTCATGTAGTATGGCTTTGACATAGTTTACCGTTGTCTGAAGAATGAAAGAAGATGTTTCATGAATACCGTTATCCTCGTCACTGAAACTGATAAAATGATCTACTCCGGGTGTCAACCTTACAAACCCGCATTCACCTTCCGCAGTATCGCCATGTATCGCCTTTGCGACCCGTCCATTTACCCTGAAAGCAATGAATACTGGTTTTTTCCATCCACGAATTTCAGCATATGCCTGGCCTTCAGCTACAATCACATCCGAAGCGGCAATTGCTTGCGCGACATCTCTATCCAGATTTGCCGGGTCAAGACCGTGGATACGCGGTCCGTTGTTGAGTATTTCAAACCGTCCTGTATATTGAACCAGGAGATTTCTAAAATAATCATCCAATGAATCCATGAGGATAACTGTCTCATGATAGGATAAATCATTGCCCGGGAATCCTGACTTTGGAATAAATCTAATTCGTGCATGTTTATTCTGATCAAGTATCTCCTGGACGATTGCGATACTGACAATGGCTTGTTCGGCCGTACCCGGAAGGTAAACAATATCTATAACAGGTTCATCCTTTATATATCGTTGATAAAAATCAGATAAAAAATGCATTCCTCCGAGTTTTGGTGACAATTCCTGAATACTGAAACGGATATTTTCACTAATATCTTTTTCTCGCAGCGTTTTCTGAAAATACGGATTATTAAAATCTGCTTTAGATGCACTCAGCCCAAGCTTAATTAAATAATGTAAACGTTCAAATCCATTTTCCGGTATTTTCCCCTTATGATCATTAAAAAGTATCTTTCCCAGCTCAAGGCATTGTTTTGTTATTGTCCGAGTAGGATATTTCAATACTTCACGGGAAATAATATCGGAATCATTCTCCAGCCATCTCAATACCGCACAGCGGGCAACTTCGATATCCTGCAGATTACTCAATGAATCCCTCAATCGCGAACCGTTTGATAAAGGCAATTCCATAAAATCCGATACAAATTGTTTTATTTTTGGTTCAACCGCCTTTAAATAATCACGAAATTCATTATTCCGATTATATGCAATCGATTCCAGCAAATTGTCAATATATATTTCGCAGGGATCATTATATTTTTCTTTCCAGAATGAATTGTCTAAAAAACGTCTCCGAAATTGTCCCATTTGATAAGAACCAGCCATTTGATTGGTGCCATGCCGAAATATTTCATATACCGTCGAGATGTTCGCCTTCTTGCCCGGGGGATCATAAAAATAATTCAGCAGGCTGATTGTAAAGCCTTCTTCGTGATCGAAATAGCGGGAAACAAACGGATATTTGATGAGAAATCTTTTTGAACTTTCCATCCTACATTCTTTACAGTAAACCTCTAGCTTTTTACGAATCGAATGTATCGAAAGTGAAGAATATATTCCGCTTGCTAATACAGAAGCAGAGTGTGAATAAAAGGCTTTTATAAGCTGTTCCCATGACCAAAACTCGATGTGGGAAACTTCGCCCATACACCCTTTCACTTTCAATTCTTCCGGTGACAATGCGGCTTGTTCCGTTGCATGGTGAATTATCTGATCTTCATGTTGGCCTGTTATTTTTAAAATGTATATTGTTTTTCTTTCAAGATTAATAATACCTTTTTCCGGTATGATTACACGTTCGATCACTTCATCATCAGTTGAAATGGCTTCGAGTTGATCTTTTTTTATTTTTAAAGATATTTCTTCATATATTTCTTCTACTGCTGCATCAAGAGGATTTTGACCGGATTTGAGGTGTCCCCCGACGATATCGTAATATCCGGGAAACAAATCTTTGTGTTTGCTTCTCTGTTCTATCAATATTTCTCCGCAAGAGTTTATGACAAATATCGATATAGTCCGATGCCATATCCCCTTTTGATGTGCTTCAGATCTTTTGACCGGTGTATCGAGTGGATTTCCATTTTCATCCAATACATCCAAATATTCTTCCTTCATGATTACACTCCGACTTGATTTCTTTAATAATTAATTCGGTAATAAAATAATAATCGCGTTACTGACACCGACATTAAGACAACAACAGACATTGAGATTTTGTGCAAAAATCCAAAGAATGGCCCATGCTCAAGAGACCATGCAAAATCGATCGGCGTCCATGCTTTTTTTTCATGCACCGTCTTTTCTCCTATCCGTTTCAATACCTCCGTTAACGGCTATATTTAAAAAAAGGACACATCAAACACCGCGAAGGCGTCATTCGGGTTATATGCGAAAAAACCTCTTTTGCTAAAAATCGGTAATCGCGAAAAAAGCCTTCTTTGCCTTGAGGTGTTTGTCGAACAACAAAGGATGATCCGGCCTGCCCGAACTGAACTCACTCAGCCATGTGTTGTCGTCGGCGATTCCCCAAAAAGTGACATTGGTGATGAGTTCGCCGTTTCTTCGGAACATACTAAAGAATTCTTCGTAACGGGCTGCCAGTTTATCTTCCAGTTCGTCATTCAATTCGGCTTCCGTATACCACCTCGATTTGTCGCTCGAGGTGTAATCCCTCGTGTACATTGAAACATCGAGTTCGGTAATCTGAACCTCAAGCCCCAGCGCGGCGTATGCCCTGATTTCTTTTTCGAGGTTTTCGACTGTCTGAAATATCGTCTGGTTCGAAATTTTTTCCTGTGCGACACTGATATTCAGGTGGCATTGCAACCCCACGCCGTCAATCAGATGTTCGGCCTGTAATTTTTTGATCATGACAATGATCGCTTCCCGTTTTTCATCGAGATAATTCCAGTAGTCGTTATAGAACAGCCGCGCGCCTGGATCGGCGGCACGAGCGGCCCTGAATGCCTCAAAGATATAGTCTTCGCCGCATATGGTGTACCATTCGCTGTTGCGATACCCCCAGGATTCGACACGTGACAGGTCCTCTCCCGCGTCGTTTCCGTTCCCGTCGTTGCCGGCGATCGCTTCATTGACAACGTCCCAGCAGCAAATCCTTCCCTTGAAATGGGTCATCACGTTGGTGATATGATTTCTTATCCTTTCAAGAAGCGTTTCTTTCGAGACCCGTGCGTTCGACGCATCCCGGAACACCCAGCGGGGAGTCTGATTATGCCAGACAAGACAATGGCCGCGGACCGTCATATTATTGTCTTCGGCAAACCCGATGATACTGTCGGCCACGGTATAGCGAAACACACCTTCACTCGGCTGCAACGACTCCCACTTCATTTCATTTTCGCAGACAATACTGTTAAAATGCTTTTTCAGTAAATAGACATGGGCGTCTTTGTACGACCGGGAGTCGACCGCCGCGCCGACCGGAAAATAATCGGCATATTTTTTATAGAGAGACGTTGTTGTGTCTTCGGTGATACAGGTATCGTCAACCGTACCGGCAGTTTCGGCATCAGCGGCGGTTTCCTGAGCGCCGGTATCTTCGGCAACAGCGGCTGCTTCCGAAGTGCCGGTATCTTCGATGACGGTATTTCCCGAAGAACCGCAGCCGGATATCGTTCCGACCAAGATCAGCAAAAACAAAAAAAACCCCGTAACCGTAAAATATCCTTTATTTTTCAACACCCTGCATATTTCTCTCACGATATATACCTCCATCGTACGCTTTGCATATCTGTCCGGAAAAGTGTAAAGTAATGCAACGGGTTAGTCAATTTATTTTTGCCTGAAATAATGGGCGCCGGATACGATCGGAGATTCATAGAACATCATTTGTATCGGTAAGCATTCGTATAAAATCAAAAACGACGTTACGCACCTGATCTTCGGGATCAGTCCGCAGTTTTTTGACGGAAACGATCACGTCCGGATTCAGCGGCATCGATTCTCAGGAATCCTTTGTTCAACAATTCAATATATACTTGATCCAGCATACAATCGTATATCTTTCTGTAGTAAATAGGTGAAAAATATTGATCTATCATTTCCAGTTTTTTTATGTATGAATTGTTTTTTGTTAATAATATTGCAAATAAAATAGAAAGAATATAGGGAATAAACGAATTTATATATCCGATAAATATTTGAGTTCTGTCATGGTTAACAATTATATTGGTCAATAAATCACAAATCGATATTAAAACACCTGAAGGTATAAAAATCCCATAGATAAAATTCTTGAAATTTATATTTAATTATCTATCGTTACAATCACTAATTACATTCAGTATCTTTACAGGAAATCCTATGAAATTAAATGAAATAATTGCAAGCAGTAAAATAAGTGCTATTTTAATCGATATGTGAGTCGTCGATGATTGAGCTACATGTGCATCAAAAATAAAGAAAAAAATAAATACAATAATTATGATTGAACCTGATATTGCTTTTCTAATCATCTTCTGGTACTATAGTAACATTAATCCTGAAATTCAACTATACGCTGTGAAATTGCATTGGAATGCGTCGATCATGGAGAAAAAATTATGAAAACGATGTACCGGACTCTTCTACGCTTTCATCTTCTATTAATCGCGTCTTTTCTATTGTTCGCTTTTTTATCTTGTGTTCCCAAAAACCCGTCTTCCGGACAATGGATACAGACCGGCGGCCCCTATGGCGGCTACATCCATTGCTTCGCGGTCAGCGGCATTAATATGTTTGCCGGAACCGAAGGCGGCGGTGTTTTTCTATCAACGGACAATGGTGAGACCTGGCGTGAAGTCAATTCGGGTTTGACGAGTAAAAATGTCTATTCC
Encoded here:
- a CDS encoding YvcK family protein; protein product: MKEEYLDVLDENGNPLDTPVKRSEAHQKGIWHRTISIFVINSCGEILIEQRSKHKDLFPGYYDIVGGHLKSGQNPLDAAVEEIYEEISLKIKKDQLEAISTDDEVIERVIIPEKGIINLERKTIYILKITGQHEDQIIHHATEQAALSPEELKVKGCMGEVSHIEFWSWEQLIKAFYSHSASVLASGIYSSLSIHSIRKKLEVYCKECRMESSKRFLIKYPFVSRYFDHEEGFTISLLNYFYDPPGKKANISTVYEIFRHGTNQMAGSYQMGQFRRRFLDNSFWKEKYNDPCEIYIDNLLESIAYNRNNEFRDYLKAVEPKIKQFVSDFMELPLSNGSRLRDSLSNLQDIEVARCAVLRWLENDSDIISREVLKYPTRTITKQCLELGKILFNDHKGKIPENGFERLHYLIKLGLSASKADFNNPYFQKTLREKDISENIRFSIQELSPKLGGMHFLSDFYQRYIKDEPVIDIVYLPGTAEQAIVSIAIVQEILDQNKHARIRFIPKSGFPGNDLSYHETVILMDSLDDYFRNLLVQYTGRFEILNNGPRIHGLDPANLDRDVAQAIAASDVIVAEGQAYAEIRGWKKPVFIAFRVNGRVAKAIHGDTAEGECGFVRLTPGVDHFISFSDEDNGIHETSSFILQTTVNYVKAILHENFKLIVKYIYRGNLEEAIKRIQIEAKKLKRTFTSIILGIMDELPGEKEIREFRQRHYPVFAIGGGGGFSAVTLRALKQLKIPTVAGVPCTDDGGSTGLLQNALKKERGFVFGVGDLAAILQDAMDNNGKQAILSFRFSENPPSMVEGVINRISDELLSSTSDIGTADDFLSFVSNQLNLARIIDERFLKGVSSILPLRDSSIRNLNVIAAFELFDALGNRKRINTRQQISALIILEKALALSPLILSIPVSFDECSLYLDYEKPVPRLIKKAYKDAYDGVNNRITGQKYIDKFPHNGGRKMTGIVSPIGKPPKSNREYIRLLKSSELIIMGAGSLISSQLSQLVIPGVIDVFLEAQDKRRILILNHVKMDETRQMTVTDHVRFIEKVVNKYCSVKLKNKLTSCNREIRISDIFTDIVVPRIIAKELEGEMKKIKYVWIKPDLAKFKDGTKRFPNKYVDFLNKNKDIIRKYHITDMEMEILSYLDQPEELYSHRSEKGRYRGALYATKKDFDYLLKQGIQLRNIHEVDSIGKNVKIVKSKGATRVEYFPGLIPESLMGIFRIALERGM
- a CDS encoding endo-1,4-beta-xylanase, with the translated sequence MFLLILVGTISGCGSSGNTVIEDTGTSEAAAVAEDTGAQETAADAETAGTVDDTCITEDTTTSLYKKYADYFPVGAAVDSRSYKDAHVYLLKKHFNSIVCENEMKWESLQPSEGVFRYTVADSIIGFAEDNNMTVRGHCLVWHNQTPRWVFRDASNARVSKETLLERIRNHITNVMTHFKGRICCWDVVNEAIAGNDGNGNDAGEDLSRVESWGYRNSEWYTICGEDYIFEAFRAARAADPGARLFYNDYWNYLDEKREAIIVMIKKLQAEHLIDGVGLQCHLNISVAQEKISNQTIFQTVENLEKEIRAYAALGLEVQITELDVSMYTRDYTSSDKSRWYTEAELNDELEDKLAARYEEFFSMFRRNGELITNVTFWGIADDNTWLSEFSSGRPDHPLLFDKHLKAKKAFFAITDF